A stretch of Lactuca sativa cultivar Salinas chromosome 6, Lsat_Salinas_v11, whole genome shotgun sequence DNA encodes these proteins:
- the LOC111899440 gene encoding 60S ribosomal protein L13-1, with protein MVKHNNVIPNGHFKKHWQNYVKTWFNQPARKTRRRNARQAKAVKDFPRPAGKLRPQVHGQTLKYNMKLREGRGFSLEELKAAGIPKKLAPTIGIAVDHRRRNRSLEGLQANVQRLKTFKAKLVIFPRRARKIKAGDSTPEELASATQVQGSVLPIVREKAAAEFVKVTEEMKSFSAYSKLRVERTNKRHLGARLKRAAEAEKEEKK; from the exons ATGGTTAAGCATAACAATGTCATTCCAAATGGTCACTTCAAGAAGCATTGGCAGAACTATGTCAAGACATGGTTCAACCAACCTGCACGCAAAACAAGGAGAAGAAATG CTAGACAAGCAAAGGCTGTGAAAGATTTCCCAAGGCCAGCTGGAAAGCTTCGTCCCCAGGTTCATGGACAAACCCTGAAATACAACATGAAACTTAGGGAGGGAAGAGGATTTTCTCTGGAAGAGCTTAAG GCTGCTGGTATTCCTAAGAAGCTTGCTCCAACCATTGGCATTGCTGTGGACCATCGGCGCAGGAACCGTTCATTGGAGGGTCTTCAAGCTAATGTCCAGAGGCTCAAGACATTCAAGGCTAAATTGGTCATTTTCCCAAGACGTGCAAGGAAGATTAAG GCTGGTGACTCTACCCCAGAGGAGCTTGCAAGTGCTACACAGGTTCAAGGGTCAGTGCTGCCAATTGTTAGGGAGAAGGCAGCTGCTGAGTTTGTGAAGGTGACTGAGGAGATGAAGTCATTCAGTGCTTATTCCAAGCTGCGTGTTGAGAGGACAAACAAACGACATTTGGGTGCAAGGCTCAAGAGGGCAGCT